The Methanomassiliicoccales archaeon DNA segment GCGGTATCGATCGACCAGTATCGAACCATACATTACGACGGACTTGCGGGAGAAATCTGCATTTGGCGGGAGTCTCAATAGAGGAAATAGCCTCGCTTCTCGGACATTCGGATACGAAGCAGACAATGGAATATCTGGGTCTGACAATAGACGATCTGAAGAGAGCTCACGAGCTCGGATATTCATATCTCAAGGCTGTCGAGAAGAATGGGATAGAAGTCCCGCAGATCCTCATGAAAAGGGTATCAAGATAATTCGGTTGGAGCCAGAATATTATAAGAATAAATATATAAAGATGGGCCCAAGGAGATTTGGACTCCTGACCTCCCGGTTATCAGCCGGGCGCTCCAACCAGGCTAAGCTATGGGCCCATTAAGCAGTTGGGAATATGTAGAACCATTAAAAACCTTTCCTCAGAAGTGATATCAGGTGACACGCATGCATCGATCATTGGCGACTTTGTTCTCTAATATTAAGGTACTTTCAAAAATGAAGGCTTAATAAATGAAGAAGCCGATTGTAGTTCGGTCTCCATGTCAACTGGCTTGAAAAATAGGGGTAGGAACAAAGAAGATGTCGAAGATCGAAAAAAGGCTGTTGAGGAATTCGCAGGAGTGAAGCTCGAATGCATTTCATCCTATACCATTGATCCACTTCTCGCATCAAAGAATATAGAGAATATGATAGGTTGCATTCAGATGCCATTGGGTTTTGTCGGTCCTCTTAAGGTGAAAGGTGATCATGCGAAGGGCGATTTCCTCGTTCCTATGGCAACAACAGAAGCAGCACTTGTCGCCTCAGTGAACCGAGGCTGCTCCGTAATCACGGCAGCGAATGGCGCGAACGTCATCATTATGCAAGACTTCATGACGAGGGCCCCAGTTTTCAGAGTAAGGGACATTCGTCATATGGCTGAGGTTACAAAATGGATTGATGATCATTTTTCTGATGTGAAGAAAGAAGCGGAATCGACGACGAAGCACGGTAAATTGATGGAAATCCAGCCATTTGCCGCCGGTCGCTCACTTTTCCTCAGGTTTTGTTATGAAACCGGGGATGCAATGGGCATGAATATGGCAACGATTGCCACTGAGGCCGCATGTAAACTGATCGAGAGGGAGACTGGTGCCGTTCTCATCTCCATTTCAGGCAATCTCTGTACCGACAAGAAGCCGTCGGCTGTCAACTTCATCCTCGGAAGGGGAAAGACCGTGCACGCAGATGCGCTGATATCTGCTGACATTGTGAAATCGAAATTGCATACCACACCTGAAGCTGTGGTGGAAGCCTCTTTCAGAAAAAACCAAGTAGGAAGCGCATTGGCGCTTGCCTACGGCTTTAACGCTCATATTGCCAATATTCTAGCCGCAATTTTCATAGCAACAGGACAAGATCCTGCGCAAGTGGTCGAGGGGAGCATGGGAATGACGACGTGTGAGGTAGTCGATGGTGCTCTTTATATTTCGCTGAGAATCCCATCACTCGAGCTTGGGACAGTCGGAGGGGGTACAAGGCTCCCGTGCCAGCAGGAGGCGCTTGCAATGATGGACTGTCTCGGGGATAATAAAGCGAAGAAATTCGCAGAAATCGTCGCTGCGGTTGCACTTGCCGGAGAATTATCGACATTGGCTGCGGAAGCAGCTGGGGAATTGGCAAGTGCGCACAAGGCGCTGGGTAGATAATTCGGAGCCGATGCTATGAAAAGCTGAATTGAAAACAATTGAAATAATCTCTTGATAATACGTTTATGCGATGAGTCAGTTCGAGGTCTTGATCACGAGGAGGATTCCTGAAGCTGGTCTTCAACTTTTGCATGGTGAGGTGTTCATAGATATTTTCGAGGGGGAAGCGCCGATCACTCGAAGTGAATTGCTTGCTAGAGTTCGAGGAAAGCATGGACTCCTGTGCCTCCTCAGCGACGTAATTGACCGCGAGGTGATGGAGGCCGCTGGACCGCAGCTCAAGGTTATTTCGAACTACGCGGTTGGCTACAATAATATCGATGTTGAAGAGGCAACGCGGAGGGGAATTCTTGTGACTAACACCCCCGGCGTTTTGACGGAAGCTACAGCAGATCTTACATGGGCGCTCATAATGGCCTGCGCGAGAAGAATTCCCGAATCAGACAAGTTTGTACGCGAAGGAAGGTTTG contains these protein-coding regions:
- the hmgA gene encoding hydroxymethylglutaryl-CoA reductase (NADPH); this translates as MSTGLKNRGRNKEDVEDRKKAVEEFAGVKLECISSYTIDPLLASKNIENMIGCIQMPLGFVGPLKVKGDHAKGDFLVPMATTEAALVASVNRGCSVITAANGANVIIMQDFMTRAPVFRVRDIRHMAEVTKWIDDHFSDVKKEAESTTKHGKLMEIQPFAAGRSLFLRFCYETGDAMGMNMATIATEAACKLIERETGAVLISISGNLCTDKKPSAVNFILGRGKTVHADALISADIVKSKLHTTPEAVVEASFRKNQVGSALALAYGFNAHIANILAAIFIATGQDPAQVVEGSMGMTTCEVVDGALYISLRIPSLELGTVGGGTRLPCQQEALAMMDCLGDNKAKKFAEIVAAVALAGELSTLAAEAAGELASAHKALGR